The Bombus pyrosoma isolate SC7728 linkage group LG3, ASM1482585v1, whole genome shotgun sequence genome has a segment encoding these proteins:
- the LOC122565731 gene encoding uncharacterized protein LOC122565731 isoform X4, whose translation MMEEYPPINVRLAVNRVDLNIIKNENIQPRIYTPGEEISSQPDFLRGHGTYVDDENTLRASVAGVLEKVNKLISIRPLKARYQGEIGDVIVGRITEVQQKRWKVDTNSKLDSVLLLSSVNLPGGELRRRSAEDEQTMRRYLQEGDLICAEVQSTFVDGSLSLHTRVLKYGKLSQGIMLKVSPALIKRKKTHFHNLANGASLILGNNGYIWIGASKKDTDRSEGGFTQDLSRIPQANREVCARLRNCILILAQCNIQLTDTSVTYAYEESMKYKINELLEPESHQRNMDACFTAFDKDGDGYLSIAEFEFICRALFRNDRGKIYNVDENQLKEMYSIFDLNGDGKIDREEFEICWNRWIKTCTRPKSAFLIVDVQNDFITGSLNIKQCAAQHDGSEVIEPINRLLEIVQFDAVFYSLDWHPMDHVSFIDNLHLRDVDPSSGVSKEAAQVYDTITFRGPPLLKQRLWPRHCIQDSWGAELHKDLKIVDNAIKIYKGTNPEVDSYSVFWDNKKMMETSLSSQLQEKGATDIYICGLAYDVCVGATAVDALTNGYRTILIDDCSRGVDLVDIEKTKATVIADNGVIVNSSQVKAMVEGKDRRPELGYKLALEIKRKLNFVDDDNQ comes from the exons ATGATGGAAGAATATCCACCTATTAATGTACGTTTGGCAGTAAATAGAGtcgatttaaatataataaagaatgaaaacaTACAACCTCGAATATATACACCAGGAGAGGAGATTTCTAGTCAGCCTGACTTTTTAAG aGGACATGGGACATATGTGGATGATGAAAACACATTACGCGCATCTGTAGCTGGCGTtttagaaaaagtaaataaactTATTTCAATAAGACCTTTGAAAGCACGTTATCAGGGTGAAATAGGAGATGTAATTGTTGGTCGTATAACCGAGGTACAACAAAAGCGATGGAAAGTTGACACGAATTCCAAACTTGATTCTGTATTATTGCTGTCTAGTGTTAATTTGCCTGGTGGTGAATTG AGGAGAAGATCTGCAGAAGATGAACAAACTATGAGAAGGTATCTCCAGGAAGGAGATTTAATTTGTGCAGAAGTACAAAGTACTTTTGTAGACGGTTCGCTCTCATTGCACACTAGGGTCTTAAAGTATGGTAAATTGTCTCAGGGTATAATGTTGAAAGTATCACCAGCtcttataaaaagaaagaaaacccATTTTCATAATTTGGCAAATGGCGCAAGTCTAATATTAGGAAATAATGGTTATATATGGATTGGAGCTAGTAAGAAAGATACTGATAGATCAGAAGGTGGTTTCACGCAGGATTTGTCAAGGATTCCTCAAGCGAACCGCGAAGTTTGTGCACGATTacgtaattgtattttaatcttaGCACAATGTAATATCCAGCTTACGGATACATCTGTTACATACGCTTATGAAGAatctatgaaatataaaataaatgaattgcTGGAACCAGAG TCACATCAAAGGAACATGGATGCATGTTTCACTGCATTTGATAAAGATGGAGATGGATATTTGTCGATTGCGGAATTTGAATTCATTTGTCGTGCACTATTTCGTAATGATCGTGggaaaatttataacgtcGATGAAAATCAATTGAAGGAAATGTATTCTATATTTGACTTGAACGGAGATGGAAAAATTGACAGAGAAGAATTTGAG ATATGCTGGAATCGATGGATTAAAACATGCACTCGTCCAAAGAGCGCCTTTTTAATTGTGGATGTACAAAACGATTTCATAACGGGTTCTCTAAATATTAAGCAATGTGCTGCCCAGCATGATGGCTCAGAAGTAATTGAACCAATTAATCGTTTATtagaaattgtacaatttgaTGCAGTGTTTTATTCTCTTGATTGGCACCCTATGGATCACGTAtcttttattgataatttacaTCTAAG AGATGTTGACCCCAGTAGCGGAGTCTCAAAAGAAGCAGCACAAGTTTATGATACTATAACATTCAGAGGTCCGCCGTTGTTAAAGCAACGACTTTGGCCGCGTCATTGCATTCAAGACTCTTGGGGCGCTGAACTTCATAAAGATCTGAAAATTGTAGACAATGCAATTAAGATATACAAAGGAACTAATCCAGAAGTAGACTCATATTCCGTTTTTTGGgataataaaaagatgatGGAAACAAGTCTATCTTCACAATTACAAGAAAAGGGCGCgacagatatatatatctgtgGTTTAGCCTATGATGTTTGCGTCGGGGCTACTGCAGTAGATGCACTTACAAACGGTTATCGGACTATTCTCATCGATGACTGTAGTCGAGGAGTAGACCTTGTTGACATTGAAAAAACTAAAGCTACTGTTATAGCTGATAATGGCGTAATTGTAAATTCAAGTCAAGTGAAAGCAATGGTCGAAGGAAAAGATCGCCGGCCAGAACTTGGATATAAATTAGCtttagaaattaaacgaaaattaaattttgtagatgatgataatcaataa
- the LOC122565731 gene encoding nicotinamidase isoform X1, which yields MNCWNQRRKKSHQRNMDACFTAFDKDGDGYLSIAEFEFICRALFRNDRGKIYNVDENQLKEMYSIFDLNGDGKIDREEFEICWNRWIKTCTRPKSAFLIVDVQNDFITGSLNIKQCAAQHDGSEVIEPINRLLEIVQFDAVFYSLDWHPMDHVSFIDNLHLRDVDPSSGVSKEAAQVYDTITFRGPPLLKQRLWPRHCIQDSWGAELHKDLKIVDNAIKIYKGTNPEVDSYSVFWDNKKMMETSLSSQLQEKGATDIYICGLAYDVCVGATAVDALTNGYRTILIDDCSRGVDLVDIEKTKATVIADNGVIVNSSQVKAMVEGKDRRPELGYKLALEIKRKLNFVDDDNQ from the exons atgaattgcTGGAACCAGAG ACGCAAGAAGTCACATCAAAGGAACATGGATGCATGTTTCACTGCATTTGATAAAGATGGAGATGGATATTTGTCGATTGCGGAATTTGAATTCATTTGTCGTGCACTATTTCGTAATGATCGTGggaaaatttataacgtcGATGAAAATCAATTGAAGGAAATGTATTCTATATTTGACTTGAACGGAGATGGAAAAATTGACAGAGAAGAATTTGAG ATATGCTGGAATCGATGGATTAAAACATGCACTCGTCCAAAGAGCGCCTTTTTAATTGTGGATGTACAAAACGATTTCATAACGGGTTCTCTAAATATTAAGCAATGTGCTGCCCAGCATGATGGCTCAGAAGTAATTGAACCAATTAATCGTTTATtagaaattgtacaatttgaTGCAGTGTTTTATTCTCTTGATTGGCACCCTATGGATCACGTAtcttttattgataatttacaTCTAAG AGATGTTGACCCCAGTAGCGGAGTCTCAAAAGAAGCAGCACAAGTTTATGATACTATAACATTCAGAGGTCCGCCGTTGTTAAAGCAACGACTTTGGCCGCGTCATTGCATTCAAGACTCTTGGGGCGCTGAACTTCATAAAGATCTGAAAATTGTAGACAATGCAATTAAGATATACAAAGGAACTAATCCAGAAGTAGACTCATATTCCGTTTTTTGGgataataaaaagatgatGGAAACAAGTCTATCTTCACAATTACAAGAAAAGGGCGCgacagatatatatatctgtgGTTTAGCCTATGATGTTTGCGTCGGGGCTACTGCAGTAGATGCACTTACAAACGGTTATCGGACTATTCTCATCGATGACTGTAGTCGAGGAGTAGACCTTGTTGACATTGAAAAAACTAAAGCTACTGTTATAGCTGATAATGGCGTAATTGTAAATTCAAGTCAAGTGAAAGCAATGGTCGAAGGAAAAGATCGCCGGCCAGAACTTGGATATAAATTAGCtttagaaattaaacgaaaattaaattttgtagatgatgataatcaataa
- the LOC122565731 gene encoding exosome complex component RRP4 isoform X3 yields MMEEYPPINVRLAVNRVDLNIIKNENIQPRIYTPGEEISSQPDFLRGHGTYVDDENTLRASVAGVLEKVNKLISIRPLKARYQGEIGDVIVGRITEVQQKRWKVDTNSKLDSVLLLSSVNLPGGELRRRSAEDEQTMRRYLQEGDLICAEVQSTFVDGSLSLHTRVLKYGKLSQGIMLKVSPALIKRKKTHFHNLANGASLILGNNGYIWIGASKKDTDRSEGGFTQDLSRIPQANREVCARLRNCILILAQCNIQLTDTSVTYAYEESMKYKINELLEPEALLNDICCR; encoded by the exons ATGATGGAAGAATATCCACCTATTAATGTACGTTTGGCAGTAAATAGAGtcgatttaaatataataaagaatgaaaacaTACAACCTCGAATATATACACCAGGAGAGGAGATTTCTAGTCAGCCTGACTTTTTAAG aGGACATGGGACATATGTGGATGATGAAAACACATTACGCGCATCTGTAGCTGGCGTtttagaaaaagtaaataaactTATTTCAATAAGACCTTTGAAAGCACGTTATCAGGGTGAAATAGGAGATGTAATTGTTGGTCGTATAACCGAGGTACAACAAAAGCGATGGAAAGTTGACACGAATTCCAAACTTGATTCTGTATTATTGCTGTCTAGTGTTAATTTGCCTGGTGGTGAATTG AGGAGAAGATCTGCAGAAGATGAACAAACTATGAGAAGGTATCTCCAGGAAGGAGATTTAATTTGTGCAGAAGTACAAAGTACTTTTGTAGACGGTTCGCTCTCATTGCACACTAGGGTCTTAAAGTATGGTAAATTGTCTCAGGGTATAATGTTGAAAGTATCACCAGCtcttataaaaagaaagaaaacccATTTTCATAATTTGGCAAATGGCGCAAGTCTAATATTAGGAAATAATGGTTATATATGGATTGGAGCTAGTAAGAAAGATACTGATAGATCAGAAGGTGGTTTCACGCAGGATTTGTCAAGGATTCCTCAAGCGAACCGCGAAGTTTGTGCACGATTacgtaattgtattttaatcttaGCACAATGTAATATCCAGCTTACGGATACATCTGTTACATACGCTTATGAAGAatctatgaaatataaaataaatgaattgcTGGAACCAGAG gcactattaaatgatatttgctGTCGATAA
- the LOC122565731 gene encoding exosome complex component RRP4 isoform X2, with amino-acid sequence MMEEYPPINVRLAVNRVDLNIIKNENIQPRIYTPGEEISSQPDFLRGHGTYVDDENTLRASVAGVLEKVNKLISIRPLKARYQGEIGDVIVGRITEVQQKRWKVDTNSKLDSVLLLSSVNLPGGELRRRSAEDEQTMRRYLQEGDLICAEVQSTFVDGSLSLHTRVLKYGKLSQGIMLKVSPALIKRKKTHFHNLANGASLILGNNGYIWIGASKKDTDRSEGGFTQDLSRIPQANREVCARLRNCILILAQCNIQLTDTSVTYAYEESMKYKINELLEPEVIIDVSLLTHQRLTQQ; translated from the exons ATGATGGAAGAATATCCACCTATTAATGTACGTTTGGCAGTAAATAGAGtcgatttaaatataataaagaatgaaaacaTACAACCTCGAATATATACACCAGGAGAGGAGATTTCTAGTCAGCCTGACTTTTTAAG aGGACATGGGACATATGTGGATGATGAAAACACATTACGCGCATCTGTAGCTGGCGTtttagaaaaagtaaataaactTATTTCAATAAGACCTTTGAAAGCACGTTATCAGGGTGAAATAGGAGATGTAATTGTTGGTCGTATAACCGAGGTACAACAAAAGCGATGGAAAGTTGACACGAATTCCAAACTTGATTCTGTATTATTGCTGTCTAGTGTTAATTTGCCTGGTGGTGAATTG AGGAGAAGATCTGCAGAAGATGAACAAACTATGAGAAGGTATCTCCAGGAAGGAGATTTAATTTGTGCAGAAGTACAAAGTACTTTTGTAGACGGTTCGCTCTCATTGCACACTAGGGTCTTAAAGTATGGTAAATTGTCTCAGGGTATAATGTTGAAAGTATCACCAGCtcttataaaaagaaagaaaacccATTTTCATAATTTGGCAAATGGCGCAAGTCTAATATTAGGAAATAATGGTTATATATGGATTGGAGCTAGTAAGAAAGATACTGATAGATCAGAAGGTGGTTTCACGCAGGATTTGTCAAGGATTCCTCAAGCGAACCGCGAAGTTTGTGCACGATTacgtaattgtattttaatcttaGCACAATGTAATATCCAGCTTACGGATACATCTGTTACATACGCTTATGAAGAatctatgaaatataaaataaatgaattgcTGGAACCAGAGGTAATAATTGATGTGTCGCTACTAACTCATCAAAGACTAAcacaacaataa
- the LOC122565743 gene encoding uncharacterized protein C1orf131 homolog, with translation MEDFIPTRVSKIKTDVVNEFVSVNYEKPKKRISTIESKENNDVENSRFNVTKNEQNENDEKRKQELEMKRVRYEVMKFGMSGFKGAKAEEAEIALAISLGAKPPKKKGINYKILQRKRKGEKKRRQNDVTRASGLERSLINHKNKKARWKRGSDGLLNVYGKVSKRTLGKNQK, from the coding sequence ATGGAAGATTTTATTCCAACAAGagtatcaaaaataaaaacggacGTCGTGAATGAATTCGTATCggtaaattatgaaaaaccAAAGAAAAGGATATCGACTATTGAAAGTAAAGAAAACAATGACGTAGAAAATTCTAGATTCAACGTAACAAAAAACGAACAGaatgaaaatgatgaaaaaagaaaacaggaaCTAGAAATGAAACGTGTCAGATACGAGGTTATGAAATTCGGTATGTCTGGTTTTAAAGGAGCAAAAGCAGAAGAAGCGGAAATAGCACTCGCTATAAGTTTAGGAGCAAAACCTCCCAAAAAGAAGGgtattaattataagatattacAACGTAAAAGAAAAGGTGAGAAGAAAAGACGGCAAAATGACGTGACACGTGCATCAGGTCTTGAAAGAAGtctaataaatcataaaaataaaaaagcgcGATGGAAGCGCGGTTCTGATGGTTTACTGAATGTTTATGGAAAAGTAAGTAAGAGAACATTGggtaaaaatcaaaaataa